GGGGCAACGCGGCCTTCGCCTTCGCTTCGCGTTTGACCGACTCCTTCGCCAAGTATCGCTGGTGCGCCAACATCATCGGCCCCCAGGGCGGCGGTGCTGTGGAAGACCTGCCCCTGTACCAGTACGAGGCCATGGGCGAGATCCAGACCAAGATTCCCACCCAGGTGCTCATCAGCGAGCGCCGGGAGTTCGAACTGGCCGAACAGGGTTTCATTGCGCTCACCATGCGCAAGAACTCCGACAACGCGGCCTTCTTCTCCGCCAACTCCGTGCAGAAGCCCAAGTATTTCGGCATCTCCAAGGAAGGCAAGGAGGCAGAACTCAACTACAAGCTCTCCACCCAGCTGCCCTACATGTTCATCATGAACCGCCTGGCGCACTACATAAAAGTGATCCAGCGCGAGAACATCGGCACCTGGAAGGAACGGGCGGACTTGGAAGACGAACTGAACAAGTGGATCAGCCAATACGTTACCGAGATGGACAACCCGGCGCCCAGCGTACGTTCCCGCCGTCCCCTGCGCATGGCCAAGATCGAGGTGCAGGACGTGGAGGGCGATCCCGGGTTTTATTCGGTCACGCTTTTGGCCAGGCCGCACTTCAAGTACATGGGCGCTTCGTTCACCCTGTCCTTGGTCGGCAAGCTGGACAAGAAATAGTCTAAAAACCATGGAGGTAGTGTCATGGCTTTAACTGCGTACATGAAGATTACCGGCAAGACCCAGGGGCAGATCAAGGGCGATTGCGACCAGTCCGACTCCAAGAAGAAGGACACCATGCTGGTCTACCAGTCCAATCACTATGTGGAGATTCCCAAGGACACCCATACCGGTCTGCCCACCGGTCAGCGCATCCATCATCCCTTCACCGTGACGGTGCACAAGAACCCCGGCTCGCCCAAGATGTCCCAGGCATGCTGCAAGGGCGAGCAATGCACTGTTGAGATCAACTACTTCCGCATCAAACCTGACGGAAAGGAAGACAACTACTATACGGTGAAGATGGAGGACGCCATCATCGTCATGATGCGCGAATACACCCCCATGACCTTCCTGCCCGACAACAAGCCCTTCCACGACATGGAAGAGATAAGCTTCACCTATTCCAAGATCACCTGGACGTATAACGAAGGCAACATCGAATACACCGACGACTGGAAGGGCGCTTAATCCGCACCACGCATCCGGCCCCCGACCGCCATGGCGGGGGCCGGATTCAGACCAGGAGGGCGTATGTACAAGACCGGAATGGTCGAAGGCTTGGCCAACCCAATAGTCGATCCGGTGCAGGATCCCATCGTGGACCCGATCACCGGCCTTGCCCCGCAGGATGTTCCGGCCACCAAGCCGGATACTTCCGCGGACGTCTGCACGAGCTGCTGGCAATAGCCAGGTTTGAAGCCGGCGATGTGAACCTGCCGAGGTGTGTATGCCTGAAGTGATTTCCTTTTTTTGCGAAAAAGATCCGGGCGAGTTTTTGTATTCACCAGCCTTAGACTATCTAAGCGACCCCATTTTCGATCCGGGCGGCATTGAGGCTGGTGGCGAATCGATCCAAGGAGCTTCGGACGCAGAAGCAAAAAGCGGAGAGAAAACCGCGGCAGCGCAGAAGGCCGGGTAGACCGAGCGAGGCACAGGCTCAGACCGTGCCGCTTTTGGTTGACCCGGATGAAGCGCGAACGAAGCCTCGGACGCATCAAGGAGAATCATCCATGCGCGGGGACGATTTCAAACGAGGTTTCGTGGGCGAGGACGACGCTTCAGCCGAGGAGCGCACCAGCCCTGATCTTACGCCCCCCACCGGCCGGGACAACATCCAGATGTTCTGGGAGTCCATTGGCATGAAACCCGGCGACGACTGGAAGAACGAGGCCTCCTCCGCCGGACAAGGCAGCAAGAAACGTGGCGGACAGGACGGCAGCGGGGACTGAACGCGGGAGGATCGCATTGACTCGAAGGGACGGTTCATTCTAACACCCTGTAAGGATTAAGGACCGTCCATGTACCAGCAACGCCTGCTCGAACGCATCCGCGAGGTGGAGAAACACCCGGAACTGCGCGGCAACCCCGACCCGGCGGTCGTGGTTGAATCGGTGATGCGGCATCTGCGCATGATCCTCAACACCAAGCAGGGCACAGCCCCCATCGACGACGACTTCGGCGTCCCCGATTTCACCAACCTGGGCTCCACCTTCGGCCAGGACACCATCCCCGACATCCAGCGGTCCATCTCGGACGTGGTCCGCAAATACGAGCCGCGCCTCAAGGGCGTGAACGTCACCTACATTCCCCAAAGCGAGGATGTGCTCCAGGTGGCTTTCAAGCTTGAGGCCACGGTTCAGGCCGAGTCCCGCGAGGTCCCCGTGGTGTTTGAAACCATCATCGACCCGGACGGCAAGGTCAGCGTGAAGGAGTAGGCCGTGATCAATCGCTACTACCAGCGCGAACTGGCCAATCTGCGCGACCTGGCCGCGGAGTTCTCCAAGAAACACCCGGCCCTGGCCCCCATGCTTTCGGGCCCCAGCCAAGACCCGGACGTGGAGCGCCTGCTCGAAGGCACGGCTTTTCTCTCCGGGCTTCTGGCCCAGAAGCTCGACGATGAATTCCCCGAGATCATTCACGGGCTCATGCGACTTGTCTTTCCGCATTACCTGAGCCCGGTGCCGTCCATGACCATTCTGAAGTTCACGCCAAAGCGTTCCCTTTTGGAGGCTCTTCAGGTTCCGGCAGGGACGCAGACCTCATCAATCCCCGTGGAGGGGACCGGCTGCACGTTCACCACCTGCTACGGGGTGGAGCTTCTGCCGCTGGCGCTTACGGACGTCTCCCTGCTGCAGACAGGCGGGCGGGCATCAGCCTTGAAGCTCTCCTTCGAACTCACCGGCATGCAGTTGGACAAATGGACGTCAAAAAAACTTCGTCTCCACTTGGCGGGAGATTACGGTCACGCTGCCGACAGATACCTGGCTCTCATGCGCCACACAGCGCGCATAACCCTGCGGGCAACGGATGGCGGGGGAACACCCGCGGTGCTGCCCAAGTCGAGCCTTGTACCGGTGGGGTTCGGCGAAGATGAAGCGGCAATCCCCTATCCCAAACAGTCCTATCCCGGATACCGCATCCTCCAGGAATATTTCACACTCCCAGAGAAGTTCCTGTTTCTTGACGTGAAGGGCCTGGACCAGTGGCTGGACCGTGGCCAGGGGCGCTCCTTCGAGATGCTCTTTGAATTCATGGCCCCGGTGAACGATCCTCCCGCTTTCCCACGGGATTCGGTGGCCCTTTTCGCCACTCCGGCCATCAATCTGTTCCCGCATGAGGCCGACCCCATCCTGCTCGACCACAGGATGCCCGAATACAAGGTCTTCGCGAGCGGCGGGGCGACTGGGCACTACCAGGTGTACTCGGTGGACAAGGTGATCGGATTCCAGCAGGGCTCGGTGGGGCAACGCGAGTACTACCCCTTCGAGATGTTCAACCCCATGAGCGAGGCCAGGCCGGTCTACTCCCTGAACCATCGCCAGAGCGCGCTGGAGGAGAAGACGGATCTCTATCTTTCGGTGGCCTATCCCAAGGGAACCACCGAACCCCAGACTGAAACCCTCTCGCTCACCATCCGTTGCACCAACTCCACCCTGCCCGAGAACCTCCAGATCGGCGACATCTCAAAACCCACGGAGACCTCGCCAGTTCTGGCGGATTTCTCCAACTTGCGGCCACCCACGGCCACGCGCCAGCCGCCCATCGGCAAGGAGAGCCTGTGGCGGCTTTTGTCGCACCTCTACCTGAACTATCTTCCCATGGCGGACACGGAGAACCTGAAGGCTCTGGTGAAGCTCTACATCTTCCCGGAAACCAAGGACCGGGCCGGGGTTCTGGCGGGCATCAAGCGGGCCGAGGCCATCTCCGAGATGAACGTCGAGACCACCAACCGGCTGGTCGGCGGTGTGATGATGCGAGGCCAGCTCATTGAAATGAAGCTCGACCCCACGGGGTTTGCGAGCATGGGCGACATGTATCTGTTCGGTTCCGTGCTGGACGGTTTTCTTGGGGGCTACGCGGCGGTAAACTGCTTCACCCGTTTGGGCGTCGAGGACGTCTACAAGAAGGAGCGCTTTGAATGGCCGGCCAGGATCGGGGAACGCTTCCTCTTGTAATTGAGGGGCTGGTCGCCAAGCCCCAGAGCTATTCGTTCTTCCAGGCCATCCGCCTGCTCAAGCTCTGGACCGGCAAGACCACCGAGCCCGACGCCCAGGTCTTCTACGACGACATCCTCCGGGTGCGTCCGCATCTTTCCCTTTCCTTCCCCGGCTCGGACATCACCGAAATCGAAATCCTTCCTCCCGTGGAGGAGGGGGATCAGGCGCGAATTGGGCTCGAAGCTACGTTCCTTGGAATCTACGGCACCGGTTCGCCCCTGCCCACTTTCTACACCGAAGAGCTTTTGGAGGAGCGTTCCGACGACAAAAGCGTTTCCCGCGACTTCCTGGATATCCTGGGCAACAGGACCTACATCCATTTCTACCGGGCCTGGGCCAAATACCGGCTCATGGTCAAGGCCTTGGACGAGGAGGACCGGGATTACCTGGACCGCCTCTACTGCCTGCTGGGGCTGGGGCACGAAGAGCTTCGCACCAAGCTGTCGCGCCCCTCGGCGGCGCTTCGCTACATCGGGCTTTTCACCCAGTATCCGCGCTCGGCCCTGGGGCTCAAGACCATGCTGGCCGATGCCGTGGACGAGGCAAAGGTTGATGTGGAGCAGTGCGTGCACCGCTGGGTGCCCATTCCCGATGACCAACGAAACTGCCTGGGAACAGCCGGGTGTTCGCTTGGAGAGGACTGCTGGGTGGGGTCGTTGGTTGAAGACCGCATGGGCAAGATCACCGTGGAGTTCGGGGGCCTGAAGGCCCCGCAGTTCCACGAGTTGCTGCCCGGGAAGGAACTCAACTACCATGTGGAGAGCCTGATCGGCATGTACCTGGTGGAGCCGGTGGAACACGACCTGCGCTTGAAGCTCGAACCGGGTGAGGTGCAGCCGGCCAGGCCGGGGCAACCGCTCTGGTCGCGCCTTGGATACGACACCTGGATACTGACCCAGGGCTATTCCGGCGAGGCCGAGGTGACCTTCAAGGGTTTTGACGGGGTTCCGGCCTGAATTACCACCAATAATCGGGATACTTCCTGGCCTTGGCCAGATTGTTCACCACCAGCGCCACGGCCACCAGGACCATCGCGCCTGTTCCGGCCGGAACAAGTACGAACACATACCCCAGGGCAGCTATCTTGCCCCCGCCAGCGGCTGCGATGAGGGCAGTGGCTCCTCCGGGAGGGTGCAGGGTGCCGGTGGCGTGCATCAGCGCAATGGCCGTGGCCACGGTCAGCGCCGCGCAGGCCCAGGCAGGGTCCGGCAGCACAAGCCGCATGCTCACTCCCACCAGGGCCGAGAGCATGTGCCCGCCGATCACGTTGCGGGGCTGGGCCAGCGGGCTCCTGGGAGCGCCGAAGAGGAGCACTGCCGAGGCTCCGAAAGAGCCTATGAGAAGAATCGCCTCCGTGCTCTGCACCAGGAGCGAATCAAGGTACCCCACCAGGGCGATGCCCAGAACCGCCCCCAACCACGACCAGCCTATTTCGCGGGCGGAGGCGCGGGGCGGGCTTTGCCCGTTGCCGCGCATCTTGGCCAGGTAGTCTTTCATCCGGCGTCTCCCAACAAGTCGCCGAACGCCCTGACGATGTCGGAACGGGTGATTATTCCTGCCAGGCGCTCTCCAGCCATGACGGGCATACGGTTGATCATGAACCGGGACATGGCTTGCGCGGCCTCGAAGGCGGGCGTGTCCGGGCCTATGGCGCGTACGGTGGACGTCATTATGGCGCCCACCGTGGTGGATTCCAGTCCGGCACCGGAGCAGGTTTCGCCACTGAGCAGGGCCGAAGCCAGGGCTATTGGCGGTGAGTCCGCATTGAGGCCCAGCAGGCGAAGGAAATCCTTTACCGACACCACGCCCACAAGGGCCCCGTTGTCCGTTACCGGAGCGCCGGACACCCGGGCCTCGGCCAGGCGCTTGGCGGCCACCCGGACCTCGTCTCCGGGGGAGAGGGTCAGGACCTCTGTCGTCATCAGGTCGCGAACCA
The DNA window shown above is from Desulfovibrio sp. and carries:
- a CDS encoding HPP family protein encodes the protein MKDYLAKMRGNGQSPPRASAREIGWSWLGAVLGIALVGYLDSLLVQSTEAILLIGSFGASAVLLFGAPRSPLAQPRNVIGGHMLSALVGVSMRLVLPDPAWACAALTVATAIALMHATGTLHPPGGATALIAAAGGGKIAALGYVFVLVPAGTGAMVLVAVALVVNNLAKARKYPDYWW
- the hcp gene encoding type VI secretion system tube protein Hcp, encoding MALTAYMKITGKTQGQIKGDCDQSDSKKKDTMLVYQSNHYVEIPKDTHTGLPTGQRIHHPFTVTVHKNPGSPKMSQACCKGEQCTVEINYFRIKPDGKEDNYYTVKMEDAIIVMMREYTPMTFLPDNKPFHDMEEISFTYSKITWTYNEGNIEYTDDWKGA
- the tssF gene encoding type VI secretion system baseplate subunit TssF; the encoded protein is MINRYYQRELANLRDLAAEFSKKHPALAPMLSGPSQDPDVERLLEGTAFLSGLLAQKLDDEFPEIIHGLMRLVFPHYLSPVPSMTILKFTPKRSLLEALQVPAGTQTSSIPVEGTGCTFTTCYGVELLPLALTDVSLLQTGGRASALKLSFELTGMQLDKWTSKKLRLHLAGDYGHAADRYLALMRHTARITLRATDGGGTPAVLPKSSLVPVGFGEDEAAIPYPKQSYPGYRILQEYFTLPEKFLFLDVKGLDQWLDRGQGRSFEMLFEFMAPVNDPPAFPRDSVALFATPAINLFPHEADPILLDHRMPEYKVFASGGATGHYQVYSVDKVIGFQQGSVGQREYYPFEMFNPMSEARPVYSLNHRQSALEEKTDLYLSVAYPKGTTEPQTETLSLTIRCTNSTLPENLQIGDISKPTETSPVLADFSNLRPPTATRQPPIGKESLWRLLSHLYLNYLPMADTENLKALVKLYIFPETKDRAGVLAGIKRAEAISEMNVETTNRLVGGVMMRGQLIEMKLDPTGFASMGDMYLFGSVLDGFLGGYAAVNCFTRLGVEDVYKKERFEWPARIGERFLL
- the tssE gene encoding type VI secretion system baseplate subunit TssE, with translation MYQQRLLERIREVEKHPELRGNPDPAVVVESVMRHLRMILNTKQGTAPIDDDFGVPDFTNLGSTFGQDTIPDIQRSISDVVRKYEPRLKGVNVTYIPQSEDVLQVAFKLEATVQAESREVPVVFETIIDPDGKVSVKE
- the tssG gene encoding type VI secretion system baseplate subunit TssG, translated to MAGQDRGTLPLVIEGLVAKPQSYSFFQAIRLLKLWTGKTTEPDAQVFYDDILRVRPHLSLSFPGSDITEIEILPPVEEGDQARIGLEATFLGIYGTGSPLPTFYTEELLEERSDDKSVSRDFLDILGNRTYIHFYRAWAKYRLMVKALDEEDRDYLDRLYCLLGLGHEELRTKLSRPSAALRYIGLFTQYPRSALGLKTMLADAVDEAKVDVEQCVHRWVPIPDDQRNCLGTAGCSLGEDCWVGSLVEDRMGKITVEFGGLKAPQFHELLPGKELNYHVESLIGMYLVEPVEHDLRLKLEPGEVQPARPGQPLWSRLGYDTWILTQGYSGEAEVTFKGFDGVPA
- a CDS encoding CBS domain-containing protein, whose product is MPVFKSDPSITDILAAMGELESFVDITPSDAEVLFRAAHEQAMKRIRTSILVRDLMTTEVLTLSPGDEVRVAAKRLAEARVSGAPVTDNGALVGVVSVKDFLRLLGLNADSPPIALASALLSGETCSGAGLESTTVGAIMTSTVRAIGPDTPAFEAAQAMSRFMINRMPVMAGERLAGIITRSDIVRAFGDLLGDAG